A stretch of Calditrichia bacterium DNA encodes these proteins:
- a CDS encoding DMT family transporter, producing the protein MSGVSDRVERFAPIFVIIAAALWGIDGIALRPSLYSLPVPLVVFVESALIALLLSPIFWQRRKEILALKSRDWLAFLAVAVFGGAIGTMAITRALFNVNFVNLSIVVLIQKLQPVVAIFLAAVLLKEKPPKSFLVWAFLAMLGAYVMTFGTHLPNLATGDKTLEAVIFAMLAVFGFAASTVFSKRALHNISFVSATYLRFALTALVMSVIAIGAGYITQISDIQPTQQAVFLLIALTTGGPAIFLYYYGLKRITASVATICELAFPLTAIILEYALRGNVLSWVQWTGVVLLLFSIVNVTRSPRLQH; encoded by the coding sequence ATCTCAGGAGTAAGCGACCGAGTGGAACGTTTCGCGCCGATTTTTGTGATAATTGCTGCAGCACTTTGGGGAATTGACGGTATCGCACTGCGTCCTTCGCTATACAGTTTGCCCGTTCCGCTGGTCGTTTTTGTGGAAAGCGCGTTAATTGCGCTGTTGCTGTCGCCCATTTTTTGGCAACGCCGCAAAGAAATTTTAGCGTTGAAAAGCCGGGACTGGCTGGCGTTTTTGGCTGTTGCGGTGTTCGGCGGCGCCATCGGAACAATGGCAATTACCCGCGCATTGTTTAACGTAAATTTTGTAAATTTATCCATTGTGGTGTTGATCCAAAAGTTGCAACCGGTCGTTGCCATTTTTCTCGCCGCCGTTTTATTGAAGGAAAAACCCCCGAAATCGTTTCTGGTTTGGGCATTTTTAGCGATGCTCGGCGCGTATGTTATGACCTTCGGTACCCATTTGCCCAATTTAGCTACCGGTGATAAAACGCTGGAGGCTGTGATTTTTGCCATGCTGGCTGTTTTCGGATTTGCCGCTTCAACTGTTTTCAGCAAACGTGCGCTGCACAATATCAGCTTTGTTTCTGCAACGTATTTGCGTTTTGCGCTCACCGCTCTCGTGATGTCCGTTATTGCCATCGGCGCCGGATATATCACCCAAATTTCAGATATCCAGCCAACCCAACAAGCCGTTTTTTTACTGATTGCGCTCACAACCGGCGGCCCCGCTATTTTTTTATACTACTATGGATTAAAAAGAATTACCGCCTCCGTTGCCACCATCTGCGAACTGGCGTTTCCGCTAACCGCCATTATTCTGGAATATGCGTTGCGCGGAAATGTGCTCAGTTGGGTTCAGTGGACTGGTGTGGTGCTGTTGTTATTTAGTATTGTCAACGTAACCCGTTCCCCGCGATTACAACATTAA
- a CDS encoding DedA family protein produces MEIGVVGLFFSAFLSATLLPGTSEAALLWLVSEGEDVLILVVIATAGNVLGALVNFWIGKSGSQWLLKKVLRMSDATVEKAGNFYQRYGVFSLLFSWLPIIGDPLTVAAGLFHLPASQFIPLVTIGKLARYAILGWGWHWALAH; encoded by the coding sequence ATGGAAATCGGCGTTGTTGGGTTGTTTTTTTCTGCATTTTTATCAGCAACTTTGCTGCCGGGAACATCTGAGGCGGCATTGCTCTGGCTGGTTTCTGAAGGCGAAGATGTGCTGATTTTGGTTGTGATCGCAACAGCAGGCAATGTTTTGGGCGCGCTGGTCAATTTTTGGATCGGCAAAAGTGGCAGCCAATGGTTGCTCAAAAAAGTGTTGCGAATGTCGGATGCTACTGTCGAAAAAGCCGGAAATTTTTACCAACGGTATGGCGTTTTTTCACTGTTGTTTAGTTGGCTGCCCATAATCGGAGATCCGCTGACAGTTGCTGCAGGGCTGTTCCATTTGCCGGCATCGCAATTTATTCCATTAGTAACTATAGGAAAATTAGCACGTTACGCGATCCTCGGGTGGGGATGGCACTGGGCATTGGCGCATTAA
- a CDS encoding VOC family protein: MELGNFSVSLAVKDIKASRKFYEALGFEAIDDHEAEKWLIMQNGTAIIGLFEGMFDKNTLTFNPSDVRNIQQELKGKGIKLIVEADETSTGPAYTVLTDPDGNPVLLDQHDPNYKPNRSK; this comes from the coding sequence ATGGAATTAGGTAATTTTTCGGTCAGTTTAGCGGTAAAAGATATTAAAGCATCGCGTAAATTTTACGAAGCGCTCGGTTTTGAAGCTATCGATGATCACGAAGCGGAAAAATGGCTGATCATGCAGAACGGAACTGCAATTATTGGGTTATTTGAGGGGATGTTCGATAAAAATACGCTAACGTTTAACCCGTCGGATGTCCGTAATATTCAGCAGGAGTTGAAGGGTAAAGGCATCAAATTAATTGTTGAAGCCGACGAAACTTCAACCGGTCCGGCGTACACCGTTTTGACAGACCCGGACGGAAATCCGGTGTTGCTGGATCAGCACGATCCAAACTACAAACCCAATCGTTCGAAATAA
- a CDS encoding polysaccharide deacetylase family protein, which yields MIAHRNLARFFFKPFPQIRWSFPPETNAIYLTFDDGPHPPVTQPLLDYLADAQIPATFFLSGEQVFRNRNLLVDLDYSEHVLGSHSFHHTAMTGLRNAQIERELAFANQMICDKFGKMPTLFRPPYGYFDGRIFPVLRKFNQQMVLWSVMAYDFKWQPDKIMKHLRQSLRPGDIVVFHDSAQTAPHLLTCVQQMVDFCREKQWQFLPIPALDSEIEKGCNNGIR from the coding sequence ATGATTGCCCATCGCAACTTAGCGCGATTTTTTTTTAAACCGTTTCCACAAATTAGATGGTCTTTTCCACCGGAAACCAACGCAATTTACCTGACCTTTGACGATGGCCCGCACCCGCCGGTCACGCAACCGTTGCTGGATTATTTGGCAGATGCGCAAATTCCGGCAACCTTTTTTCTGTCCGGCGAGCAGGTTTTTCGTAACCGGAACCTATTGGTAGATTTGGATTACAGCGAACACGTTTTGGGAAGCCACAGTTTTCACCACACGGCGATGACAGGATTGCGCAACGCGCAAATTGAGCGGGAGCTGGCATTTGCAAACCAAATGATTTGCGATAAATTTGGGAAAATGCCAACGCTGTTTCGTCCGCCATACGGCTATTTTGACGGACGAATTTTTCCGGTGCTGCGCAAATTTAACCAGCAAATGGTGCTGTGGTCGGTAATGGCGTATGATTTTAAATGGCAACCGGATAAAATTATGAAACACTTGCGACAATCTTTACGTCCGGGCGATATAGTTGTTTTTCACGATTCGGCTCAGACAGCACCGCATTTGTTGACCTGCGTTCAGCAAATGGTTGATTTTTGCCGGGAAAAGCAGTGGCAATTTTTGCCAATACCCGCTTTAGATTCAGAAATAGAGAAAGGATGCAACAATGGAATTAGGTAA
- a CDS encoding glycosyltransferase, whose protein sequence is MNLSPIEIALLIPGIVYCLIILFFWIGILREQKRESEPQTALPKVSVLIPARNESANIVQTLASLAKQTYPPDNFEVIIIDDRSTDGTAETVEAFIRESRLTHFRLISHDGQPDRPTFKKDALAHAITFSTGEIIMTTDADCQVQPDWIAGTVRQFDEKTGMVAGLITFDPNSESTLFHKLQTLEFAGLVFAGVGANGNRYPLICNGANLAYRRAAFDAVGGFAGHAHIPSGDDDLFMQYLHHHTNWQVRYNLDPATINYTQPVDTLRQFINQRARWGSKSREYPGALTFVFLLIVYLFYVMMLGLPMLWLSGLISGQLALNLVVLKIFPEYLVIRRALDVLQRQDLLIYFFIAELAQIPYIVIAGFAGFFKLFRWK, encoded by the coding sequence ATGAACCTGAGCCCGATCGAAATTGCCCTGCTGATACCGGGAATTGTTTATTGTTTGATTATCCTGTTTTTCTGGATTGGCATTTTGCGGGAGCAAAAACGCGAGAGCGAGCCGCAAACGGCGCTTCCGAAAGTTTCCGTGCTCATTCCTGCCCGTAATGAATCTGCAAATATTGTCCAAACATTGGCGAGTCTTGCCAAGCAAACCTATCCGCCTGATAATTTTGAAGTTATCATCATCGATGATCGGTCAACCGATGGCACAGCCGAAACGGTCGAAGCCTTCATTCGCGAATCCCGATTGACCCATTTTCGCCTGATTTCTCACGACGGGCAGCCAGATCGCCCCACCTTCAAAAAAGATGCACTCGCCCATGCGATAACCTTCAGCACCGGTGAAATTATTATGACAACCGATGCCGATTGTCAGGTGCAGCCGGACTGGATTGCCGGAACGGTTCGCCAATTCGATGAAAAAACCGGAATGGTTGCTGGACTGATTACATTCGATCCAAACAGCGAAAGCACGTTATTCCATAAATTGCAAACGCTGGAATTCGCCGGTTTGGTGTTTGCCGGAGTCGGTGCGAACGGCAATCGCTATCCGTTAATTTGCAACGGTGCAAACCTGGCGTATCGTCGCGCCGCATTCGACGCCGTTGGCGGTTTCGCCGGGCATGCGCATATTCCCTCCGGCGACGACGATTTATTTATGCAATATCTGCATCATCACACAAACTGGCAGGTGCGTTACAATCTCGATCCGGCAACCATCAATTATACACAGCCGGTCGATACGCTCCGGCAATTTATCAATCAACGGGCGCGCTGGGGTTCCAAAAGCAGGGAATATCCGGGTGCGTTAACTTTTGTATTTTTGCTGATCGTTTACCTGTTTTATGTAATGATGCTTGGTTTGCCGATGCTCTGGCTTAGCGGTTTAATCAGCGGACAATTGGCGCTGAATCTGGTTGTGCTGAAAATTTTCCCGGAATATCTGGTCATTCGCCGGGCGCTGGATGTGTTGCAGCGACAGGATTTGTTGATCTATTTTTTCATCGCGGAACTGGCCCAGATACCGTATATTGTGATAGCCGGATTTGCCGGATTTTTCAAACTGTTTCGCTGGAAATAA
- a CDS encoding flippase-like domain-containing protein, with the protein MKTGKSRYRWLYWLKLIAGVALIAVLYYKIDNRESIVDAINNAKLQYLVVCALLLLPNIYLAYLKWRYLLNNRFAGIRNKDVLGSLLFGYTLGLITPGRIGELGRGLFFPGQDRLTITGLNVLDKAANQVIIFTLGGIALLTLIFHYQAWSIHDARWLLFIGAAALVAVWVVVLNPSLLKKILQQLQKRLPPGSRRRSMLQTFDEFTFANSLTVLFLSLVWYLVIILQYHVLVNAFTEVGVTESFLAVSAMLFVKTLLPVTFGDLGIREGIAVFFYGFFAVSEAAVFNASLLIFVLNFLLPALLGTFYLFKLRELKQNNTSTSNASSGVFDATLASKK; encoded by the coding sequence ATGAAAACCGGCAAATCCCGATATCGCTGGCTATACTGGCTGAAATTGATCGCCGGTGTGGCGTTGATTGCGGTTTTGTATTACAAAATCGATAACCGGGAATCTATTGTCGATGCAATCAATAATGCCAAATTGCAATATTTGGTTGTTTGCGCGCTACTTCTGCTGCCGAATATTTACCTCGCCTACCTCAAATGGCGTTATTTGCTCAACAACCGTTTTGCCGGCATTCGCAATAAAGATGTTCTCGGGTCGCTGCTGTTCGGCTACACGCTCGGGCTGATTACGCCCGGCAGAATCGGGGAGTTGGGGCGCGGTCTGTTTTTCCCCGGTCAGGATCGCCTGACCATCACCGGATTGAACGTGTTGGACAAAGCCGCCAATCAGGTAATCATTTTTACGCTCGGCGGCATCGCGCTGCTCACACTTATTTTTCATTATCAGGCGTGGAGCATTCACGATGCACGCTGGCTGCTGTTTATCGGCGCAGCCGCGTTGGTTGCCGTTTGGGTGGTTGTGCTCAATCCGTCGCTGCTCAAAAAAATTCTGCAACAGCTCCAAAAACGGTTGCCGCCCGGTTCGCGCCGCCGCTCAATGTTGCAAACATTCGACGAATTCACTTTTGCCAACAGCCTGACGGTGCTGTTCCTCAGCCTGGTTTGGTATTTGGTGATCATTTTGCAATACCACGTTTTGGTAAATGCGTTTACAGAGGTGGGCGTCACCGAATCATTTTTGGCGGTTTCGGCGATGCTGTTTGTGAAAACGCTGCTGCCGGTGACTTTTGGCGATTTGGGTATTCGCGAAGGGATTGCGGTATTTTTTTACGGATTTTTTGCCGTTTCCGAAGCAGCTGTTTTCAATGCGTCGCTGCTGATTTTTGTGCTGAATTTTTTGTTGCCGGCGTTGCTCGGAACATTCTATCTTTTCAAATTGCGTGAATTAAAGCAAAATAATACTTCGACTTCGAACGCGTCCTCTGGTGTTTTCGATGCAACATTGGCAAGTAAAAAATGA
- a CDS encoding MFS transporter, which produces MSTIVVACKNGIAAIAADTLSTTGNVKIAAKYDKSPDKIFRTENAFVGFVGSAATQIAFENALRTNAKKVKLDTRENIFETLRFLHPILKEKYFLNPKEDEEDPFESSHLEAVIVSPGGIFGAYALRDIVEYQRFWAVGSGGDFAVGAMFAVYDQLDSAEEIAKIGVMAGCEFDRNSGTPITVYTTKLTNA; this is translated from the coding sequence ATGTCCACAATTGTAGTGGCGTGCAAAAACGGCATCGCCGCGATTGCCGCAGATACCCTCTCGACAACCGGCAACGTGAAAATTGCCGCAAAATATGACAAATCTCCCGACAAAATTTTTCGTACCGAAAACGCATTTGTCGGGTTTGTCGGCTCTGCGGCAACGCAAATCGCCTTCGAAAATGCGCTGCGGACAAATGCCAAAAAAGTGAAGCTCGATACCCGCGAAAATATCTTCGAAACGCTCCGTTTTTTGCACCCCATCCTCAAAGAAAAATACTTTCTGAATCCCAAAGAGGATGAGGAAGATCCGTTTGAATCCAGCCATCTGGAAGCGGTGATTGTCAGCCCGGGCGGTATTTTCGGGGCGTACGCGTTGCGTGATATCGTTGAATATCAACGCTTTTGGGCGGTTGGCTCCGGTGGCGATTTTGCAGTTGGCGCCATGTTTGCCGTTTACGACCAACTGGATTCCGCCGAAGAAATCGCCAAAATCGGCGTGATGGCCGGCTGCGAATTCGACCGCAATTCCGGCACACCGATTACCGTTTACACCACCAAACTTACGAACGCATGA
- a CDS encoding PorV/PorQ family protein, with translation MKKIIAILLVSSFLVFAGENDGVTGMSFLKIGVGARAGGMGEAYAAVADDATATYWNPAGLMASDRNNLTMMYNSWLESVNSQFGAVQFRGATSAWGFHVYSLGVDDIPARDFPTNEPVEQFGANYLSLGISHARKFGEKLDIGITAKYLFEKIYVYTANGYAVDFGLRYRLGENLNLAGALQNLGSMNELNLEKTKLPALMRVGASYDLSKMLGSVNLLLAGDVLKPLDEDVRIHVGAEAGVWKQLMLRAGYMSGYENRSVTFGVGIRKTSFQIDYSYTPFDDDFGDSQRFSLYIAI, from the coding sequence ATGAAAAAAATTATCGCAATACTGTTGGTTAGCTCGTTTCTGGTTTTCGCCGGAGAGAATGACGGCGTTACCGGAATGTCCTTTTTGAAAATCGGCGTCGGCGCGCGCGCCGGTGGAATGGGTGAGGCATATGCCGCTGTTGCAGATGATGCAACCGCAACCTATTGGAATCCCGCCGGGCTGATGGCATCGGACCGCAATAATTTAACGATGATGTATAACAGTTGGCTGGAATCCGTCAACAGCCAGTTTGGTGCAGTGCAATTTCGCGGCGCAACTTCCGCATGGGGATTTCATGTGTACAGCCTTGGCGTGGACGATATTCCTGCCCGCGATTTTCCAACGAACGAACCTGTGGAACAATTTGGCGCTAATTATCTGTCGCTGGGGATTTCGCATGCCCGTAAATTTGGCGAAAAACTGGATATCGGCATCACTGCCAAATATCTGTTCGAGAAAATTTATGTCTACACCGCCAATGGCTACGCCGTGGATTTCGGTTTGCGCTATCGGTTGGGCGAAAACCTGAACCTCGCCGGTGCATTGCAAAACCTCGGCAGCATGAACGAACTGAATCTGGAAAAGACCAAATTGCCTGCTTTAATGCGGGTCGGCGCCTCATACGACCTCAGCAAAATGCTCGGATCAGTGAACCTGCTTCTCGCCGGCGATGTGCTGAAACCGCTGGACGAAGATGTGCGCATCCACGTTGGCGCGGAAGCCGGTGTTTGGAAACAACTGATGCTCCGTGCCGGTTACATGAGCGGTTACGAGAACCGCAGCGTCACATTTGGGGTCGGTATCCGCAAAACGTCATTTCAAATTGATTACAGCTACACGCCATTCGATGATGATTTCGGCGACAGCCAGCGGTTTTCGCTGTATATTGCCATTTAA
- a CDS encoding GxxExxY protein: MVYSKSQVELVYKEEVFQIVGAAMAVHRELGCGFLEAVYQEALEIEFRHRKIPFEPQKRFSIMYRDEQLKTYYVPDFYCFGKIIVEIKALQKCGGVEESQIINALKTTKMKVGLLINFGEKSLFHKRYIL, translated from the coding sequence ATGGTTTATTCAAAAAGTCAGGTTGAACTTGTTTATAAAGAGGAAGTTTTTCAGATTGTTGGCGCTGCAATGGCTGTTCATCGAGAGTTAGGCTGTGGTTTTTTAGAAGCTGTATATCAGGAGGCGCTTGAGATAGAATTTCGGCACCGCAAGATCCCATTTGAGCCACAGAAAAGATTCTCAATTATGTATCGTGATGAACAGTTGAAAACTTATTATGTCCCCGATTTCTATTGTTTCGGAAAGATTATTGTTGAAATTAAGGCGTTACAAAAGTGTGGGGGAGTGGAGGAGTCTCAAATAATAAATGCATTGAAAACAACAAAAATGAAGGTTGGGTTGTTGATAAATTTTGGAGAAAAATCATTATTCCATAAACGATACATCTTGTAA
- a CDS encoding GIY-YIG nuclease family protein produces MNNYYVYMMANRHNTTLYIGVTNDLCRRVYEHKSNIIKGFSAKYNCHKLVWYLQTENIEAAILKEKQMKKWKREFKENEINNINPDWTDLYGELCS; encoded by the coding sequence ATGAACAATTATTACGTTTACATGATGGCTAATCGCCATAACACAACACTGTATATCGGCGTAACCAATGATTTGTGCCGCAGGGTTTATGAACATAAGTCAAATATAATCAAAGGTTTTTCAGCAAAATACAATTGCCATAAACTGGTTTGGTATCTTCAAACAGAAAATATTGAAGCTGCCATTTTGAAAGAAAAGCAGATGAAAAAATGGAAGCGGGAATTCAAAGAAAACGAAATCAATAATATTAATCCCGATTGGACGGATTTATATGGAGAACTTTGTTCGTAG
- the prmA gene encoding 50S ribosomal protein L11 methyltransferase has protein sequence MKKEYFELHLQTAGFDTDILSAELHSAGCMGIYEKSDDDWIVYLPGDWTPEHHQNVVAVLQRLNPAFDVSELIIEKLPYQNWNAEWRKYFKPVQIGEKLWVRPPWENLPDGATGEAIIIDPQMAFGTGHHETTKLMIQLMQSLDLREKAILDLGTGSGILAIAARKLGAASVIGIDIDPEAIENAEHNLQLNKTNSVEVYVGNISYVVGQKFPVILANIQFHILEPIADALYECLQNEGKLLISGILATEAERFIGIFRRTGFTLESQSTLGEWSGILFTK, from the coding sequence ATGAAAAAAGAATATTTCGAACTTCATTTGCAAACAGCCGGATTTGATACGGATATTTTATCCGCAGAGTTGCACAGCGCCGGTTGCATGGGCATTTACGAAAAAAGTGATGACGATTGGATCGTTTATTTGCCGGGCGACTGGACACCGGAGCATCACCAAAATGTGGTTGCGGTGCTGCAGCGGCTCAATCCGGCGTTCGATGTGTCCGAATTGATCATCGAAAAACTGCCCTATCAAAACTGGAACGCCGAGTGGCGCAAATATTTTAAACCGGTTCAAATCGGTGAAAAACTGTGGGTGCGTCCGCCGTGGGAAAATCTGCCGGACGGCGCAACCGGCGAAGCGATCATTATCGATCCGCAGATGGCATTTGGCACCGGTCACCACGAAACCACAAAATTGATGATTCAACTGATGCAATCGCTGGATTTGCGGGAAAAAGCCATTTTGGATTTGGGCACAGGTTCCGGCATTCTGGCAATCGCGGCACGCAAACTCGGTGCGGCATCTGTGATCGGCATCGATATCGATCCCGAAGCGATTGAAAACGCCGAGCACAATTTGCAACTCAACAAAACAAATAGCGTTGAAGTGTATGTTGGCAACATTTCATATGTTGTGGGGCAAAAATTCCCGGTTATTTTGGCAAATATCCAGTTTCATATTTTGGAACCGATCGCCGATGCGCTTTACGAATGCCTGCAAAATGAGGGCAAACTGCTCATCTCCGGCATTCTGGCAACCGAAGCAGAGCGTTTCATCGGCATTTTCCGGCGCACCGGATTTACGCTGGAAAGCCAATCTACACTCGGCGAATGGTCCGGCATTTTATTCACGAAATAG